The genomic region TCATGATCTTGAACctttatgttgatgttgttggtgctcATGCCAAGTGACTTAGTGCTTCAAACCCTCATTAGATTAGTGTGCTCATGGGCTTTGTGTCCTACAATACTATTCATTTAAAGTTGTGTTTTCATGCTatggatgaggtcccccatttgtgacctcCCTTGACTCTTGACAAATTAAAAATTATCATGTTAATAAACAATTCTATATAAAATATCTTGAAAGATACTCTTCTCATGCActagtttttaatcaatttgtgaCATAAAGTACAATAGATACATCCAAAAGACCTTGCCCAAGCCACCCACATGGGTGAATATCTGATTGTGAATTATTGCTTAAGAGATGGCATTTTTGTATACTTTCCTAAGTGACGGCTGGTGGTCCACTGTACCGTTTATGCTCAGACAAAAGCATAGTGATGCTTGTCTCCCAATAATGCAATcaagataagataaatgaatttACCTTAATTGCTAATTGGTATTAGCGCTGCTTGTAAATTATCATTATGATAAGCGTCCACCCACAACATTAATGCAATGAAGACAGTCTATTTTGAAAGGGACTCATTTATTTTCAGTTTAGATTATTTGTGGTGTTTGGCGTTTCTCATCACTATGGCTGGCACTACCATTCTCAAGCTACGAGGAAATATTTCAAttactaattctaattctaattatatTTCTAATCCCTCTCTCTAATTAAAGTATATAAAAaatctcaaaaccaaaaaaatcttttCTAGTGATATTGTGATTCGATTCAATCCTTGGAAATGGGGATGGATAGGAAATCACACGTCATTTCTGAACCAAAAATATGGGGATTATCTGATTGTGAATTATTGAAGCAGTGATGGGTAGTGGCCCAGTGTACTGAATATGCTTAAACAAAGTGATGCTTGTCTCCCAATAGTGCAAACAAGATAAGCTAAATGAATTTATCTCCCTTATTGGTATTACCGATGATTGTGAATTACAATTATGATAAGCGTCCACCGACAACAATAATGCAATGAAGATACTCTATTTAAAAGGAATTCATTTACTTCCACTTTAGACTATTTGTGGCGTTTTGGTGATTTTCTTCACTATGGCTGGAACTACAATTCTCAAGCTTGGGCTCTGTGGAAGCATATTCTGTCTCATGATGCATCTTCTTCTGGTATGTCGTAATTAAATATATGCACCCATGAAAACTGTATATGAGATTTTTATAGTTAAGTAAATAGATAGCTAGAAAATTCtgtattatttattttctttaaatttgaaaaTCTATCATGAGAAAGATCTCTAATTATAGCAATTAATATAATTGATATTTAAATCAAAGATCTATTATCAGGATGAAATTTTATATGTTCGTTTATTTGCATCATGTTCAAATTTGGCAGGCTGGTGATGAGTCAGCGTTGTCTGTATGGGAAGATGAACTCCATGGGCTAAGGATGCCCAGCGAACTGGCTCGCTTTATGTCTCCCTTAGACCGTGAGGAAACTTTGTTGCTTGCAGATGGGTTTGCAAAAAAAGGCCTGCAGGCTATTGCGGAGGAAAATAGTTTGTGCAAAAGAGCAGGGCTTTTATGTGAAAAAACTCAGATATCAAAGTTGGATCCATGCGATGCAAGGAAGCCATACAAGAAAAGAAAGCTACTAGACCTTGTACAAGATGGTTTTGTGACTGGTTGCCAACAAACAGTAACGCCAAATGACGTGGAGGGGAAGCAATTACACAGTAATTTCTTCCGAGTAAAAGAAATCATTACAGCTGGAGAAAAGCTGTTATTTCCTGATTTTCATGACGATGCTGTCAATGAGAATGTGTCCTTTCTGCCACATAAAATTGCCCAAAACATTCCTTTCCAAAGCCAACAAGTGTTGAACATAGTAGAGGCCTTTCACATTCCATCCACCGGATCGGAGCTTCTCATAAAGGAAATGGATTCAACTCTTAAGGTATGTGAAGCACCTCCTTCTAGCATAGAGACCAAACGATGTGTTATTTCTATAGAGTTTATGGCAGAGTTTCTGTCCAGTGTCATTGGTGGGTCCAACCATAAGCAGAATGTTGAAGTGGTGGAGGGCATTGTCTCAACCAAAAAACTCTCCAAACGTGTGGTTACAGTAAAGGGTGCAAAACTCTTGGCTCCATCCTCAATCAAACATGTGGCTTGTCACTCTATGTTATTTCCTTTTAAAGTTTATTACTGTCATTATGTGAAGAGTACAAATATGTATTTGGTAGGATTGAAGGATGAGCAAAGTGGAATTGAGCAGAATGTGGTTGCTGAATGTCATATGGATACTAAACCTTATCCTGCTGAAAGCCTGGCGCTGCTCGACCTCAAACTAAAACCAGGAGAGGGCGAATTTTGTCACTGGGTACCTAGCGATACTCTTCTTTTCATCGAGAAGGTTTGAATTTAAGTGATAAAACTATCCTATTTGAATAAAGGAGCTCGGAAATCCTGTGATATAAGGTCACAAGAGCAAGGATGAATTGGCTTCAACTTATTGTCAATAATATCTATTGTTTTCAGATAGGAGCTAGGAAATCCTGTGGTATAAGATCACAAGAGCAAGGATGAGATTGGCTTCAACCTATATGTCAATAATATCTATAGTTTTCAAATAGGAGCTTGGAAATCTTTGATAAAAGATCACAAGAGAAGGATGAGATTGGCTTCAATGTatgttaataatatttattatttgctGTTCATTATTCTCTTTGTACTTGTTTGGTCTTTTTCAATAATTGAAAATTGTACATATGCAGGTCCATTTAGCGATAATGTTTATAAATGTGTAAAGgtgaaaattatatatattttttaattttgttttagttttttatGTAATGGTTAGTATATAtgatatattttaattttagagagtatatttttttaatctaatttaattttGTATCAACATAATTTAAGAATTGATTCTaagctttaatttatttattttcttctaaTTCAAAATTATATTATGAAATTCAACTTAATTCAACTATAAAATTGACCCTtatcttttgaaaaattcaaattcaaaattcaaattgtgcTCATATCACCCAACTTCTATTAGACACTGTGTGActccaagaaaaaaaaaatgatattttaaattGTATTAAAAAATGTTTATAAAAATGTTAATATAATGTTTATAAAAAAGACAAACTTTAACTCATTTTAGACAATCCAAATCCTTCAAGATTTGTTACATAACATTATCACAAAAGTATAAcattaatattatgttatattatcatCAACATATGTAATAGCAAATAAGAATATTGCATAGCAACTTTATGTCTTCTATCTTAGTTTGCATGACATTAAATTTGTCTACTCAAGGTTTTAACTAAGGATAATATGAATCTTACAAGTAGGAAAGTCTTTAAATGTGCATAAAGATCAatattttttaattgtattttttatAAATACTCAATGTAGGGGATAATAGTAATTAAAATGCAAGAATCTCCAAATTTATTTACTCAAGTCAAATCTATTTACTCAACTCAAATTAATTTTCTCCTATGAAATTTGAACATATTAACAATCTTACTAAAAGTCAAAATAGAGTTCATTATACTATAAGTCAAGCATGTATTTTGTTAATAATCACATAGAAATATTTTGTATTACAACACTACCAAGCCACAACTAGAGATAAGTGaataaatattttcttattttataaAGCATGGTTGGCTAATTCCAATTTACTATATGTGCTCTTATATATGCACTATTAATTGTATTTGCTTTCACAACTTAATTTACATGTCCTAGATATTTGAAAATAattcatttttatctttttattttgggAAACCCAATGTGTCAAATACTCTTTTAGGTTTTTGAATTGGGGCTTATtcctaatttttatttattttctcaaatctaaaactAGGTTGGCAACCACCAATGGTAAATAATTCACTATTATCGCTTACCACCTACACCCATAGTTTCTCAAAAAGTGGTTTCCTTTTGTTGGAGTTATTTGTTCAACCTTACAAGTCCATGAATCACCTACAATCACAACACTGTAAGAAATATAGATCAAGCATGAATAATTTCTCAACATCTTGATAATTATGTATTTATGAACAAAGATTAATgttataatgaatgaatgaatcctaatgaaaatgatgaatgaaaccctagatgcaaaccCTAAATTAAGATTAAATTTGCTAGGTACAAGTGTCATAACCAAAATGAATGTGACAACATACCATTATTAGCCTATtctaattaaagaaaaaaaaacctaattttagcttaagtgaataaagtaataaggacctaattatagaattaattagataatgttctaattactccaacaaccctccttaagattaacttaggaatAAGAAAGAAAGTTAAttaaaaatgcaaatttgaatggGTCCAAACAATAAAGTCTTGATTATGTACCCATGTACAAACTAATCCAACATATCACAATCAGAGAGAAGGAGAAAGGCCTTATGAGAGAAAATTCTctccaaaagagagagaaaaagaaaagaaaagaatgcatGTGATAGCCCTTAAGATTAACTTATGGATAAGCTAAAGAGATAATGAAGAATGCAAGTATGAATAGGTATCAACAATAAAGGCTTGATTAGGTACCGATGTGCAAACTAATGCAAActctcaaaactaaagaaaaggagaaaaaactaGTGTAAGAAACAtcccctccaaaagagagaaaagatatAGAAAAGAGTACACATGACAAGCATGAAGGACAAAAGATATCCCACTAAGTGTTGAATTAGTTACATATGTAGAATCATAATCCACCCATAAGAAAGAAAGCTTATTTATCCCCAATAAGAGAGAAACT from Cryptomeria japonica chromosome 3, Sugi_1.0, whole genome shotgun sequence harbors:
- the LOC131074374 gene encoding BURP domain-containing protein 16, which translates into the protein MAGTTILKLGLCGSIFCLMMHLLLAGDESALSVWEDELHGLRMPSELARFMSPLDREETLLLADGFAKKGLQAIAEENSLCKRAGLLCEKTQISKLDPCDARKPYKKRKLLDLVQDGFVTGCQQTVTPNDVEGKQLHSNFFRVKEIITAGEKLLFPDFHDDAVNENVSFLPHKIAQNIPFQSQQVLNIVEAFHIPSTGSELLIKEMDSTLKVCEAPPSSIETKRCVISIEFMAEFLSSVIGGSNHKQNVEVVEGIVSTKKLSKRVVTVKGAKLLAPSSIKHVACHSMLFPFKVYYCHYVKSTNMYLVGLKDEQSGIEQNVVAECHMDTKPYPAESLALLDLKLKPGEGEFCHWVPSDTLLFIEKV